Part of the Candidatus Methanogranum gryphiswaldense genome, TCATCGCCATAGAGGTACAAGACATACAGACGATGAGCGAGACCATGACCCCCGAGGTCGAGGCCTCGGTGGGCCCCGCGATTAACGCGGTACTCTATCTGGTGGATCAGCTCAAATGTCAACGTGGGCTAGATCGAACTTCTTGATCTCTCTGTTACCTTTTCCAAGAACTGTTACATTCAATGAATTAGACCTTAATAGATCATTAGCTACGTGCATGACCTGTTCTTCGGTCACATCTTCTACGGCAGCAAGACGACTTTCTAATGTCTGGCACTTTCCATTTAGCATATAGTCCCTTCCAAGCCTGTACATCCTATGCTCCGTAGATTCCATCGACCTTACGTACGCTCCTTTTAGAAGTCTCTTGGTCCTTATGAGTTCGCCTTCCTGAAGACCTTCACTCTTTATTTGAGAAAATACCTTGGCAGTTGTCTCGATCGCTTTGATTACATTCTCATCAGTACAAGACATGTATGCCACAATGGATGCTGCATCACAATACTGTTCGACCGTGGTATTCACAGAATATACCAATGCCCTCTTTTCCCTGACTTCCTGAAAAAGCCTCGAACTTGTACCCGCTCCGATCATTGTATTCAGAAGCAATGCCGGAATACGATTTTTATCATTCGGCCCATATGATGGTAGGCCCATTGCAACATGATAGTGATCGGAATCATTCTTTACGAATCCGTAAAACATGTCTGGTCTTTTAGGAACTTCTCTCTTTATGACCTTCTTGCCTGCCATACCATCGAATTTCTCCGACGCCCACATCACCGTATCCTCGCTCTCTATGTTACCTGCTGCGAAAACCGCTATGTTGGGTATTCCGTATCTTTCCTCGTAATATGCCCTCAGTTCCTTGGAACCAAGTGACTTCACGACATCTATTGAGCCGCCCTCATCCTGACAAAGCGGGTGCCCTCTCCACATATTCTGGGCAAAAAGATCGTGTATGTACGCCTCTGGCTCATTTTTGACCATACTAAGTTCTTGAAGGACCACTTTCTTCTCAAGTTCCACATCGTTATCGTTGATCATCGGATTAGCCACAATATCCGATACCATTTCCTTGGCGACATTTTTCGTTTCTTTTATCGTGATCCCGAAGAATGCCGTTAGCTCTCTGCCTGTGAAGGCATTCAATTCTCCACCCGCACCCTCCATCTCCTTCGACATTTGATACGATGTGCGATTCTTGGTCTCTCTGAATACCACATGCTCCAAAAGATGGGATATCCCGAATATGTCCTTGGTCTCATCCCTGGAGCCCGTACCAATCGCCACCATATACCCAGAACTTTCACATCCTGGAATCAATTCTGTCACCACGGGGATGCCCCCGTCGGTCTTCGAAATATTAATGGTATTCTCACTCATGTTATCACTAGCCTCCCATTGATGCATTAAATTAATAGTTTTAGTGAGATACACCGGTACAATGTCGGAGTTTAAGGTCATCAAACGCAGAGATATGGAACTTAAAGATCCTGTGGCGATCATTGGCTTTCCCACGATCGGTCTTGTCGGTTCCATTCTAGCCAGCTATATCTCGAAAGAAAAGGATATGCAATTCATTGCAGGAATGACCTCTCCAGAACTGCCACCCTATACATTGATACAGAACGGTGAACCTTTCCCGCCTGTGCGTATATACGGTTCCAAACTAGGGGAGGACCACAGTATCATCATTGTGACATCGGAGATCTCTCCCAAACCGGAATTGTGTTATGAGCTGTCAATAAAGATAATGAGTATCCTGGAAGAAATGGGCGTTCACAGAATAATAGCACTGGAAGGTGTCGCACAATATGACGATGCATCAATAGTCATATGTGGAACTAACAAAGATACTCTTGACAAAGCAAAAGAAGCAGGCCTTATTGTACTCAATGACGGACTTGTACGCGGCATCACCGGGATCATGCTATATGAAGGAAAAGAAAGGAACATGGATGTTCTAGCACTTCTCTGTCCGGCTGACCCGAATATGCCTGACCCCAGGGCCTCGG contains:
- a CDS encoding insulinase family protein, giving the protein MSENTINISKTDGGIPVVTELIPGCESSGYMVAIGTGSRDETKDIFGISHLLEHVVFRETKNRTSYQMSKEMEGAGGELNAFTGRELTAFFGITIKETKNVAKEMVSDIVANPMINDNDVELEKKVVLQELSMVKNEPEAYIHDLFAQNMWRGHPLCQDEGGSIDVVKSLGSKELRAYYEERYGIPNIAVFAAGNIESEDTVMWASEKFDGMAGKKVIKREVPKRPDMFYGFVKNDSDHYHVAMGLPSYGPNDKNRIPALLLNTMIGAGTSSRLFQEVREKRALVYSVNTTVEQYCDAASIVAYMSCTDENVIKAIETTAKVFSQIKSEGLQEGELIRTKRLLKGAYVRSMESTEHRMYRLGRDYMLNGKCQTLESRLAAVEDVTEEQVMHVANDLLRSNSLNVTVLGKGNREIKKFDLAHVDI
- a CDS encoding PAC2 family protein, with amino-acid sequence MSEFKVIKRRDMELKDPVAIIGFPTIGLVGSILASYISKEKDMQFIAGMTSPELPPYTLIQNGEPFPPVRIYGSKLGEDHSIIIVTSEISPKPELCYELSIKIMSILEEMGVHRIIALEGVAQYDDASIVICGTNKDTLDKAKEAGLIVLNDGLVRGITGIMLYEGKERNMDVLALLCPADPNMPDPRASASIIEPLSKLIPDLKLDVEPLLKEANEMENRIRDEIQNNYKDETRQLYG